TAATCCGGTCTAGACGTAAACTCCAGTTATGAGTTAATTCTGGAATATCAAAGTTTCCTTCTGTCTCTTCACACCAGCAATCAAGATATACCCGCTTTTCGTGGGGTGTAACTTTGGCATAGCGAACTGTGAAATTTAACAAGCGTCCAGTTGCATCTTGATAAGAAAGCTGAAATGGTTGGTTCCGCAAAATGTAGCTATCTATTTGTAAGCGCCAAGCTGGGGGAAGATTCTCTAAGAAACGTTCGATTTCGTTTCTTAGTGGTATCGATAATTCGCTACGTTCGAGAAGCAAGTTTGCAATGATTTTTGCTTGTTCGATTTGTCCAATATCTGTCAACGCATTGATACATCTATGTAATGCCCTGATGCGTGGTTCTTTCCAATCGTTATTGTTACCTATGAGTAACTTACGTTGAGCGATCGCTTCTATTAATTTAGAGATGTTCGGGCGATCGCCCCACATCATACCGAATTCACGAGCGATCGCTTCTAGCTCGGCTTTATCACGTTCTGATATCGACAGTGTAATAGATTGACCTTTTCGACTCATATTTTATACGGACACTTTTATACGGATATATCTTGGCAACTTCTATTTTGCATGGCATTATAGGGAATAACAACAAGTTACGGACAGTTTTCAAGTAAATTTAAAAACTCGCACCATTGGTGCGAGAAATAGCCTAGAGATGTTTTTTATACCCATCTGAAAAACTGCAACCATTGGTTGCAGAAATTTGTGGGTGGTATTTAGCATATATATAAAAACTGCCACCATTAGTGGCAGAAATTGATTAGATTTACTAAATCTGTCATTCTTTTTGCATAAAAATTCCGAGAAACCAAGCATTTAACATAGGAATTTCAAAGATATGTCTGAAAATTACAGTATTAGCCTCAAACCTGTTTATTCTAAAACCTTTCCTACACCTGATGGCGTGAAATTACCTAATAATTGGTCACTCTCTTGGCATCAAGTGGCAACTCTGGAGGCATTACGCGATCCAAGTATTGAGGTAATTTTCAACACTGCAATGACTGGAGATGGTAAAAGCTTGGCTGCTTATTTGCAGGCTATGACAAGTAGGACACTGGCTTTGGCAATGTATCCAACAAACGAGTTAGCAAGAGATCAAGAAAAACAGGTTCAAGGATACAAAGATATTTTTAAACCTCAGAAAAATCCGCAAATAAGACGATTAACAGCAGCTATTTTGGAGAAAGATATAGCGACTGGTAAATTCTCTTCTAAACGAGATGGGATAGAAGACTTTTCTATTAACTATGAAATTCTGCTGACCAACCCTGACATTTTTCATTACATCCATAATTTTTACTACTTGAGAGAAAAAATAGATAACCCTGACAGGTTATTCAGACGTATAGACGAGAATTACAAATTATTTATATATGATGAATTTCATGTTTTTTCATCTCCGCAAATAGCTAGTGTCATCAATACAATACTTTTAATGAGACACACTGGGAATCCAAACAAGAAATTTCTTTTTCTTTCTGCAACACCTAATGAATTGCTCAAGAGTTATTTTCAAAAAGCTGGAATAGAACCGAAGATTATCGATCCGGTTGATGTTGGAGCTTACAAATTTTCATCAGATGATTCAACCGATGGGTGGCGGCAGATTAGTCAACCTATTAACTTATGCTTTGCTCAAGGAATAGAGCCTAATCTGAGTTCTAGCTACAAATGGATAGAAGAAAATGCTGAAACGGTGATTTTAAAGTTTTTTCAAGACTATCCTAATAGCAAAGGTGCAATTATTCTCAATTCCATCGCAGCAGTTAAAAAGCTCATAGACAAATTAAAACCTATTTTTGAACCGCGATGGAAGGTTAGAGAAAATACTGGCTTAACAGGAGAAACAGAAAAGTCTCAATCAGTTGCCGAAGCAGATTTACTTTTGGGTACATCTACAATTGATGTTGGCGTGGACTTTCGGATTAATTTTTTAGTTTTTGAAGCTGCTGATGCAGGAAATTTTATTCAACGATTTGGTAGGCTTGGCAGACATGAAGGTTTTGAAACTTATCAAGCTTACGCTTTAATACCTAACTTTCTTGTTGCAAGGTTATTTAAGGATGAATTTCATCCTTTACAAAATGGTGAAAGTTATAACCGGGTTGAGTTTAATAATGCTATTCGTTCATCTTGGATATTTAAAAACGACTTTGAATGTTATCCAAGGCGTTGGGGTGGAATCCAGTCATATTACATATATAAAATACTGAGCAATAATAATCACATGAAAGATAAATACCCAAACATTGATAAAAAATTTGGTACTAGTATTCAAAGAGCTTTAGGAATCAAACTTGAACGCATGAAAGCTCAATATTATCGGTGTAAGGGTGAAAAGAAAGACAAAATTATCGATGAGGCTAGGAGTTTTCGGGGAAGTAGCCAGTTAGATTGTGCAATTTATGACTTAACTAATCCAGATGAGCCAGAAGCAGAAAGATTTAAAATGTATAATCTTCCTGGCATTCTCAATAACTTTATTTTCGAGTTATGGGATAAAAATAGCTTTATGGAAAAAGCCGAGAAAGCTGGAGTAATTACTACTCGCTTTGATAAAGCTTTGTGTTATTTAAAGTTCAAAGGCTATCGGGATGTGCGGGAAGATTGGCACTTCTATTATCTAGGGAATCTGAGAGAATTAGCTAATTCTGGTAAAGTGCAAGTTCTACCAGATAAACAACACGAACTACAAGGTTTAGAGATTTCGCAACGACACGGCTACGGTATCAACCAAATTAGTGATGTTGTGAGTAGACGTAAACTAGTGTGCTTCATTTCAGACCGCGATCGCAACTTTTTACGCGGCACTCTCGGATTACCTATGCACTTTCAAGCTTACCCCCTCACTAATGAGCCAGAGGATAAAAGTCCTCGCTACACCATTACTTTTGGACAAGATGCGCTGTTATTGGAAACCTTAACTTGGCATTGGAAGCCAAAGGATGATGAAGGATGGATATGTTAGAACTAGAGGCTATTAGAGGTGAAGCTACATGACTAACAATGATTTGCTTTCTCGTATTTCCATCGACCCAAATATTTGTTTTGGTAAACCGTGCATTCGCGGACATCGGATTTGGGTTTCTCTAATTTTGGATTATTTAGCTGGTGGTACAACAATTGAAGAAGTTCTTGAAGCTTATCCAAGCATAGAAAGAGAAGATGTACTGGCTTGTATCGCCTACGGTGCAGAGATGGCGCGGGATGTTTTTGTGGAACTTCCTTTGACAAAAAAAAAGGAAGCAAGTGCGTGAAATTAAAGCTAGATGAAAATATCGACTTGCGCGTTGTAACTTTATTGCAATTAGCAGGACACGATGTTGCAACAGTACCAGGACAAGGCTTAAGTTCTGCACCCGATGCCGAAGTTATTGATGTTTGTCGCTGTGAGGGTAGATGTTTAGTCACTTGCGATCGCGGCTTTGGAAATCGTCTGAAATATAATCCCTCTACCTATTCAGGAATTGTAATTATCCGTCTACCCTCTCGCTACACATTTGCTGATTGGCGTGAAGCTATTGAAATATTAATCACTGGGCTAGAATCCGCCGATGTGATAGGTAAATTATGGATTATTCAACAAGCAAAAATACTCGAATATCAAGCTATTGAAAATGAGGAAGCAAATTAATGAACGAATTTGATGATGATTTACCGGAAGAAGTACCAGATTTTGATTCAGAAAAAGATGAAGATGATGAATTGCCTGTAAAACGCGAACTTCTCACTATTCGGTTATTTAAAGAAGCTGTAAAAAAGGCAAAAGGAAATGAAGGCGATCGCATCCTAGAAAAATTTGCAGATTATGTCTTACCTAATTTAATTCGGCAGTTAGCAGGCGCAACCGCTAAAGGCGGTAAATTCTTTGAAGTCACGATAGAAATTATAAATGCCAAACGCGCAGCCGCAGGTAAAAATCCTGTTCGTAGAGACAACGCTGGCGACCAATCTATACTTGCTCACTTACTTAATGGTCTATTTCCCAGCTATCGAATTTTAAGGAAGTTACAAGCAGAAGGAATAGGCACAAATCCAGTTAAGCGTAATTGTGAAGATTTGCAATCCTCTGTATTTATTGTTTCTTACTTGTTGCATGACTATGAAAAATTCCCTGACTATCGAGATTGGTTAGAACAAAATTTTATCATTCGCAATTGGGAAGAAGAACCAGCAAAAAAAGATGATGCTCCGAATTTGGGACGTGAATACATTACCAAAAAGATTTTAGATTTTGGTTTATACCACTTACTAGGCGAACAATGGGAAGAACTTATCGATGACATTATTGAAATTAGCAGCAATGCAGGCGTTAAAAATGATTCGGATTTAGGTTTAAGTACTCGTGGATTAAAACCTTCAAATGATGAAAGACTAGATAGCAGAATTAGACAGGTTTTGATTGACTTAGTTTCACTATCTGATTTATTTGCTTCAGTAATTAAACATCCGAGAGATGTAGAAAATGGTCGTTTACCTACATTACTGGCAAGATTAAGCAATCATCAATTACAACTTACCTATCATTCCCTTTCAGAAAATCGTGGAATTCTCACAAATATTTTCAATAATGCTTTAATCACAGCACATCCTGAAGAGTTTTATACACCATTACTCTATCTACCTGATGGCGTTGTCTATTTAGCTACTGTTGATGCTCCTCCGATTACAACTGATGGAATTCCTGAACAAGTTATTACCAAAATAAAGTACTTATGTGCAGAGAAACTGAAGGAAAGACAGACAGGTTTTAATCGTGATGGCAAGGGTTTTAAATTTGCAGATTATTACTGGTTATTTTTTGATGTAGTTGAATTAATGGAAGTTAGCATTAATGCTGCTTCTCGGCTACTTCCAGACACAAAACCTGCTTCTGCTGGTAAGCGAGGCGAAAGCTTGCTGAATTATCAAGCACAAGGCGAACTATCAGCACACTTAAATTTACAAATTGCTAATGAAATTCGCATTGATCGCTTGGCAGAATTTGGTGATGTTTTGTGTCGAGGGATTTGGGGTAGTTGGTGCGAAAAAGTTAATGATTGGCAGAAACAGCTAGCAAAAAATCAGAGAAAAAGTATTCCTGATTTAGATTTGACACAAAAGCTAGCTGAATATTTGGAATTGTCAGCAGAAATTCCAGCCGTCAGAGAAATTCAATCTTTGAAAAAAACAGGTGGTGTACCTCTTGATTGGTATTACCTAGCAGCGCAATACTTTCGTAATAATTCAGGTTTGGACTTTGCTCAAATTCTGGAAGTTATGAAAGGGATGGTGAATCATGTTGCAGTTTTGATTAGACCCATTTTAGCAGATTTTCAAGATATGCCCGATGGCTGGGATGACTTAAAAACTTATGTCAATCAAGTTATTTCTTTACCAACAGGCGCAGTTATAGAACCAAACCCAGACTCATTTTTAGTTGAACTTAAACGCTATAATGCCGCAAAAATTACAGGTAGAGGACGAGAAAATGTTTGTGCAATTTCTAGTTCTTCATATACTGTGACTGAACAGATGGAATCAGCGACTTTATTTGCTCCTCAAGTCTATAGTAATCGTCAGATTTTATTTAATGCTCAAGCTGCTAAACGGCAAATTTGCTCAATTTGGTCAATTGAAATTATGTTGAGACAAATTTTGATGAACCAAACAAATGCCGTAGGAGCAGATTTTGAAGGACGCAAATATCGCTATCTCTACCTTTACCCAACTTACTTTTTTACCCCAGAAACTAATAAATTTTTGCAAAAGGCTTACAATCAATTTTCTCGAACTCGGTTTGATGCCGAAATGCGTAAGCATTTTATCACAGAAAATCAAGTTGCAAAGTTTCAAATTGATGATTATCAAACAGTTGATTCTCTACTGATTAAAGAAAATCTAAAGCCAGAAGATGACCGGACTTTCAAAATTAGCTTTCCAGAACATGAAACTCTGACCTTTTTCTTTTTAGGTTTACCGCCTGGAAGAGACGCTACAGATACAGAATCTTGGGTAACACCAGCTTGGTTAGCGTTAGCGTTACCGCTTATTCTCGATGTGAAAGTCGTAGCATCAGAATCACCTGTACCACCTTTCATTAGTGGTGCTGATTTTGAACAAACAGTTTTAATTGATGGAGAACATCAAGCGATTCGTTCTTTGATTCAAAAAGATAACTATCGTTTAGATAGCATTCTACCTCGTAGTTCAGAAAAGCGTGAATTTTCTCCCCTCAATGCTCTCACTGCTGCTTACTCTATTCACTTGGAAGTTAACCGTAAAAAGGATGGCGATCCAGATTGGGGAAAATTAGCAGATTTAGCACGGGATTTAGAAACTAGTCCTCTCTATGTCTTCTATTACCTTAATAAATGGTTGCGAAAGCAAGACAAAATTGATTCTGTACCTATGGCGAAAGTTCGCCTATACTTGGATTTTTATCACTATTTTGAACCAGAAGGAAAAGCTGTGAATCAACTGCGTAAGTTAACAGAACTCTACCGTCGTTTTTATCGTTCTAAAAGTCAATATGCCAAAGCTAATGCAATTCTCAAACCAATTGATGAGGCTGCTGATGTAATTTTGAAAATTGATAAATCTATGGCTAGTGACACTGATTCTTTAATAGATGTGGTAGCGGCTCGTCTAGCCAAGCTGATGAATAATGTACGACGGAGAGCGGCTGAAGGAAAACCAACATTAACTTTAATTGATGGTAAGTGGAAACCTGCCTTAACTTCAGAAGAAGAACGTCAAGCAGTCTATGAGTTTTCTAAGTATTTTGTGAAAAGCATTTTTGAGGAAAGTTTTAAAAGCGATCGCGCACGTTTAGCAGGTACTCAACTCAATTTAATTAGAGATACTTGTGAATACCTTTATCGCCTAGCAGATGATGAAGAACGTAAAGCACGTCCACAAGATGAACCTGATGATATTCCTGAATTAGAACTTGAAGCATCAGTCTAATTTATTCTTTCTTTTTCAACTAACTAAAACGGAGCAATTAAACCATGAAATTCTTAAAAACACTCGATTCTAAATTTTTCCACGATGTAATTCCTGCTAAACCTATGGGGAAATATGTTCATTTCATTACTATTCGCGTTACAGAATCTTATCCTTTATTCCAGACAGATGGTGAACTGAATAAAGCCAGAGTGCGTGCTGGAATTGAAAACAAAGAACCTATTAGTCGCTTGGCAATGTTTAAGCGCAAGCAGTCTACACCAGAACGTTTAACAGGTAGAGAATTATTACGTAACTACAAAATTGGTGATTCGGAAAAATGCGACTACAACGTAGATTTCAGCAAAACTACTCCTGATTGTATTCTCTACGGTTTTGCTATTGGTGATTCTGGTTCTGAAAAGTCGAAAGTAGTTGTAGACACAGCTTACTCTATTACACCCTTTGATGATTCTCACCTTAACTTTACCCTCAATGCACCTTTTGAAAATGGGACGATGAGCCGTCAAGGAGAAGTAACCAGCCGGATTAATAGTCAAGACCATATATTACCTCAAGTCTTTTTTCCCAGTATTGTCACGCTCAAAGATCCTACTGAAGCTGGATTTCTCTACGTTTTCAATAACATTCTCAGGACACGCCATTACGGAGCGCAGACTACCCGCACAGGTAGAGTGCGTAATGAGTTAGTTGGAGTTATTTTCGCTGATGGTGAGATTGTTAGTAATCTTCTCTGGACTCAAAAGATATATGACGTAATGAGTAATGCAACTCCAAAGCAAATTAATCCTCCTGATCCGCTCAATGAAGACGAGGTTTTAGAGGCGGCTACGCAAGCAATTACTGCTCTAATGTCTCAAGAGTGTATTTCTCATACTGATTTTGTTGGTGCATCATTCATACCACTTTTGAGTGAAGTGAAGTCTATCACCAGTAATGAAACTCGATTGCAAGAAATGTTGACTCAAGCAAATGCTGAATCATCTATTTATGCTCAAACATGGGTTCTTAAATCAGGTAAGAAAGACCCTAAGAAAGATACCAAGGTTAATAAGAAAGCTGCTGCTGTCACGGAGTAAGCAAGATGACAATTATTTATCGTTGTCAAATAGAACTACATGACAGCCTTTATTACGCAACTCGTGAAATCGGGCGATTGTATGAAACAGAGCCAATAATTAATAATTATGCTCTCTGTTATGCACTGGGTTTAGTTGATAGCCAAATCTACTCTACTACCGTTGCTGAAGAACATTCCTACTGCTATTTTTGCCCGGAACAAGTGCCAAAATATGAGGAGCATTTAACGCCACTCAATCAACAGGGAATTTACGTAACTCCGGCGCGATCGCTCAATCATTCTTCCATCCTCAACACCTGGAAGTATGCTAACAATAACTACCACGTTGAAATGGAGAAAACACAAAAAAATATCCCCAGTTTTGGCAGAGCAAAAGAAATAGCACCAGAAAGTGTATTTGAGTTTTTTGTCATCTCCCAAAAAGAACTCAAGCTCCCAAAGTGGATTCGTTTGGGTAAATGGATGAGTAAGGCTGAGATCACAGTTGAACAACTACCAAAACCTAAAATAGCTGAAGGTTTATTCACCTGTACTTATCCTCTAAATCCTCTAGATGTCATGTTCACCAATCAAGTAATTAGCTATGACGTGGTGAATATGCCTCCAGTCAGCTTAATTCAGAATGTACAAATGCGAGGGCAATACTACCAATTTGATAGTATCAAAGAGCTAAAACTTCCGGCTCGAATGGAATATCGTTTTCGGAATTAATTATTTTCCCAAGCCCTCACTGTGAAACATTATCAACAACAATCCAATGCCTTCCCCAACGATTACCTAAACAACTTGTGGGGAGAAATCCAAGCTTGCTCTTACTTTGCTATCAACAACCTCAACCGCGATTTTGTCGGTACTAAAGGATTCTCGGTAGTATTCACACGATCGCACCTCTCCAAAGTAGAGCAGCAATTCCCCTACTTCAAGCCTTACCTAGATTTAGCTCTCCAGCCGAACTGTAACGCTTTTTACCTCAATCCTTTACAGCTAAAGGAAGGCTCCCGTGTTGATCCGCACATTGATCGCTCTCTGCGTTCTTATTGCAAAACTGTTGAGCCACCTGCGGTTGTTAGTGTTCTGTATGTGCGAGTACCAGCAGACATGGAAGGGGGAGAACTGGTACTCAAGTCGCACAAACGCCAACTTGGGCAAATTAAGCCTCAAATCAATACTTTAGTTTATTTTCAAGGTGATTTAACCCATTCCGTTAACGCTGTGAAAACTCCCGGAAATCGTCTGAGCTTAGTATGTGAACAGTATAGTTTGAGCGATGCTGAACTCCAGGAAATCCCTGAGTTTACTGTAGAGTCAAGAAGCTCTCAGTCTACAACCAAAAAAAGAAAGTATGCCTCATAGTTTAGTGTTGAATTTGCTACCTCAATCGCCCATTCCACCACAATATCTTACAGGTAGACATCTCCACGCCCTATTTTTAACCCTCGTTAGTTCTGTAGATAGCACATTGGGCGATCGCTTGCACGATTCCACCGCAGATAAAGCTTTCACCCTCTCTCCCCTGCAAATTAGTAGAACTAACTCCCCCCTTTTGAAAGTGGGTAGGGGGGGATCTAAATTACAATACTCACATCAACAACCCATCCCCGCCGGAACGCCTTGTTGGTGGCGTATCTCTTTATTAGATGACACTTTATTTAGTCAACTTACTCAACTATGGCTAAATCTTAATCCCAACCACCCTTGGCATCTTGGCCCCGCAGACTTATATATTACCAGCATTCAAGGTACACCCCAATCTACGCAACCTTGGGCAAATGCTTGCACTTATGCTCAATTGTATGAGCAGGCTAGTGAAAGCGATGGCTTCGCCGACGCCAAAGGCGTACGTACTCTCAACTTGGTCTTTTCCACACCCACCGCCTTCCGTCAGGGACAGTATGATACTACCCTTCCTACTAGAGAATCTGTTTTTAATTCTCTACTTTCACGGTGGAATAAATACAGTGGTATCGAATTTTCTAACCTTGCGATAGAGACAATCTTTCCTTCTTTTGTCAACATTCATACCGAAATAATAGCTGATTCCCGCAGTAAATTTATTGGCATACTGGGAGAAGTTAGCTATAGGATATTAGGAGAAATTACACCAATACGAATTAAGCAAATTAATGCCTTAGCTGACTTTGCTTTATATGCAGGAATTGGACGGAAAACAACAATGGGTATGGGAATGGCGCGGCGGTTGGATTCTCCCTGAATTTGGAAGTGGAGAGTAATGGAGATGACGGAGATAAGGGAGAGAATAATAACTCTTGACTTTTGATTTTTGACTTTTGACTTATGAACAATTTAGATTATATTTCCATTGTGGCATTGAATCAATATGCCTATTGTCCGCATCGGTGCTGGCGGATGTTTTGTGCAGGCGAATTTAGCGATAATCAATATACAATTGAAGGCACAAGTTTACACGATCGCGTCCACACCACAAGCGACGGACAGCGAGGAGAAACTTGGCAAGTTCGGGCAATTTGGCTGAAGTCAGAAAAATATAAACTGCTGGGAAAATCTGACTTAATTGAAGCTGAATCCGGTCAATTTTATCCAGTGGAATACAAACGGGGACGTAAGGGCGAATGGGATAACGATGAGTTGCAAGTCTGCGCTCAAGCATTATGTTTAGAAGAAATGACAGGACAGACTGTTACCACTGGATATATATATTATGCTCACTCTCATCAACGCCAATTAGTAGAGATTAATCAAGAACTGCGGCAAAGTGCGATCGCTACTATTCAAGCTGTAACAAATCTCTTAGAAACAGGATTAATACCACAACCAGTATACAGCAAACGCTGCAAAGGATGCAGTCTTTATTCACAATGTTTGCCCAAAGTAGTTGATAAGGTAAGAACTTACCAAGAAGCTAATTAAATTTTAGCTTCCTGCCTTTTTAGAATATACTTTGCCCTGCCGAATAAGCTCGTGCAGGCGGACTTAGTTTGTGTATTCACTTATCAATATATCACCTCTGCTGAATAAGTCCGCGTATATGGACTTTGTTTGTGTAGACGCAACTTCCAGCCGCTAAGAAAATAATCAATTAAATTTTGAATCAAATTATGGGAACAGTTTACATCACACAAGATGATTCCTTCATTGGCAAAATAGACGAACGTCTTCATGTCAAATTTGATAAAAAGACAATTTTAGACGTACCCCTGATTAAAATTGACGGTTTGGTAGTCATGGGAAGATCCAGCATTTCTCCTGCTGCAATTACCGAACTAGTTAACCAAAAAATTCCCCTAACCTTTCTGACTAATACAGGTAAATATATTGCTCGTCTAGAACCAGAAATGAGTAAAAATATTTTTGTACGTTCTGCACAATGGAAAGCTGCTGGAGAATCAGCATCAGCAGTTCATGTTACCCAAGGTTTTGTTAGAGGTAAACTGAAAAATTATCGTTATGCTTTATTACAAGCACAGCGCCGCTATTTTGAACTAGATTTAAATGCTGGAATTACCAAATTATCAAGTGCGATCGCATCCATCGATAAAAGTACCTCAATTGATTCTATCAGAGGCTTAGAAGGTGCTGGCAGTGCCGCATA
This region of Nostoc sp. UHCC 0302 genomic DNA includes:
- a CDS encoding 2OG-Fe(II) oxygenase is translated as MKHYQQQSNAFPNDYLNNLWGEIQACSYFAINNLNRDFVGTKGFSVVFTRSHLSKVEQQFPYFKPYLDLALQPNCNAFYLNPLQLKEGSRVDPHIDRSLRSYCKTVEPPAVVSVLYVRVPADMEGGELVLKSHKRQLGQIKPQINTLVYFQGDLTHSVNAVKTPGNRLSLVCEQYSLSDAELQEIPEFTVESRSSQSTTKKRKYAS
- the cas7d gene encoding type I-D CRISPR-associated protein Cas7/Csc2; this translates as MKFLKTLDSKFFHDVIPAKPMGKYVHFITIRVTESYPLFQTDGELNKARVRAGIENKEPISRLAMFKRKQSTPERLTGRELLRNYKIGDSEKCDYNVDFSKTTPDCILYGFAIGDSGSEKSKVVVDTAYSITPFDDSHLNFTLNAPFENGTMSRQGEVTSRINSQDHILPQVFFPSIVTLKDPTEAGFLYVFNNILRTRHYGAQTTRTGRVRNELVGVIFADGEIVSNLLWTQKIYDVMSNATPKQINPPDPLNEDEVLEAATQAITALMSQECISHTDFVGASFIPLLSEVKSITSNETRLQEMLTQANAESSIYAQTWVLKSGKKDPKKDTKVNKKAAAVTE
- a CDS encoding DUF433 domain-containing protein, which gives rise to MTNNDLLSRISIDPNICFGKPCIRGHRIWVSLILDYLAGGTTIEEVLEAYPSIEREDVLACIAYGAEMARDVFVELPLTKKKEASA
- the cas6 gene encoding CRISPR-associated endoribonuclease Cas6, translating into MPHSLVLNLLPQSPIPPQYLTGRHLHALFLTLVSSVDSTLGDRLHDSTADKAFTLSPLQISRTNSPLLKVGRGGSKLQYSHQQPIPAGTPCWWRISLLDDTLFSQLTQLWLNLNPNHPWHLGPADLYITSIQGTPQSTQPWANACTYAQLYEQASESDGFADAKGVRTLNLVFSTPTAFRQGQYDTTLPTRESVFNSLLSRWNKYSGIEFSNLAIETIFPSFVNIHTEIIADSRSKFIGILGEVSYRILGEITPIRIKQINALADFALYAGIGRKTTMGMGMARRLDSP
- the cas4 gene encoding CRISPR-associated protein Cas4, coding for MNNLDYISIVALNQYAYCPHRCWRMFCAGEFSDNQYTIEGTSLHDRVHTTSDGQRGETWQVRAIWLKSEKYKLLGKSDLIEAESGQFYPVEYKRGRKGEWDNDELQVCAQALCLEEMTGQTVTTGYIYYAHSHQRQLVEINQELRQSAIATIQAVTNLLETGLIPQPVYSKRCKGCSLYSQCLPKVVDKVRTYQEAN
- the cas5d gene encoding type I-D CRISPR-associated protein Cas5/Csc1, which gives rise to MTIIYRCQIELHDSLYYATREIGRLYETEPIINNYALCYALGLVDSQIYSTTVAEEHSYCYFCPEQVPKYEEHLTPLNQQGIYVTPARSLNHSSILNTWKYANNNYHVEMEKTQKNIPSFGRAKEIAPESVFEFFVISQKELKLPKWIRLGKWMSKAEITVEQLPKPKIAEGLFTCTYPLNPLDVMFTNQVISYDVVNMPPVSLIQNVQMRGQYYQFDSIKELKLPARMEYRFRN
- a CDS encoding WYL domain-containing protein, whose product is MSRKGQSITLSISERDKAELEAIAREFGMMWGDRPNISKLIEAIAQRKLLIGNNNDWKEPRIRALHRCINALTDIGQIEQAKIIANLLLERSELSIPLRNEIERFLENLPPAWRLQIDSYILRNQPFQLSYQDATGRLLNFTVRYAKVTPHEKRVYLDCWCEETEGNFDIPELTHNWSLRLDRITDAAVTSIFGEWRTKLDEIKVEMHLFAGLAFAYQAKPEDDINEWLPDKARVRRVVRRVSSTFWFSREVMQYAPDCVVILPENVRDRLKQKLLTLCQLYNIETKS
- the cas10d gene encoding type I-D CRISPR-associated protein Cas10d/Csc3, yielding MNEFDDDLPEEVPDFDSEKDEDDELPVKRELLTIRLFKEAVKKAKGNEGDRILEKFADYVLPNLIRQLAGATAKGGKFFEVTIEIINAKRAAAGKNPVRRDNAGDQSILAHLLNGLFPSYRILRKLQAEGIGTNPVKRNCEDLQSSVFIVSYLLHDYEKFPDYRDWLEQNFIIRNWEEEPAKKDDAPNLGREYITKKILDFGLYHLLGEQWEELIDDIIEISSNAGVKNDSDLGLSTRGLKPSNDERLDSRIRQVLIDLVSLSDLFASVIKHPRDVENGRLPTLLARLSNHQLQLTYHSLSENRGILTNIFNNALITAHPEEFYTPLLYLPDGVVYLATVDAPPITTDGIPEQVITKIKYLCAEKLKERQTGFNRDGKGFKFADYYWLFFDVVELMEVSINAASRLLPDTKPASAGKRGESLLNYQAQGELSAHLNLQIANEIRIDRLAEFGDVLCRGIWGSWCEKVNDWQKQLAKNQRKSIPDLDLTQKLAEYLELSAEIPAVREIQSLKKTGGVPLDWYYLAAQYFRNNSGLDFAQILEVMKGMVNHVAVLIRPILADFQDMPDGWDDLKTYVNQVISLPTGAVIEPNPDSFLVELKRYNAAKITGRGRENVCAISSSSYTVTEQMESATLFAPQVYSNRQILFNAQAAKRQICSIWSIEIMLRQILMNQTNAVGADFEGRKYRYLYLYPTYFFTPETNKFLQKAYNQFSRTRFDAEMRKHFITENQVAKFQIDDYQTVDSLLIKENLKPEDDRTFKISFPEHETLTFFFLGLPPGRDATDTESWVTPAWLALALPLILDVKVVASESPVPPFISGADFEQTVLIDGEHQAIRSLIQKDNYRLDSILPRSSEKREFSPLNALTAAYSIHLEVNRKKDGDPDWGKLADLARDLETSPLYVFYYLNKWLRKQDKIDSVPMAKVRLYLDFYHYFEPEGKAVNQLRKLTELYRRFYRSKSQYAKANAILKPIDEAADVILKIDKSMASDTDSLIDVVAARLAKLMNNVRRRAAEGKPTLTLIDGKWKPALTSEEERQAVYEFSKYFVKSIFEESFKSDRARLAGTQLNLIRDTCEYLYRLADDEERKARPQDEPDDIPELELEASV
- the cas3 gene encoding type I-D CRISPR-associated helicase Cas3' — protein: MSENYSISLKPVYSKTFPTPDGVKLPNNWSLSWHQVATLEALRDPSIEVIFNTAMTGDGKSLAAYLQAMTSRTLALAMYPTNELARDQEKQVQGYKDIFKPQKNPQIRRLTAAILEKDIATGKFSSKRDGIEDFSINYEILLTNPDIFHYIHNFYYLREKIDNPDRLFRRIDENYKLFIYDEFHVFSSPQIASVINTILLMRHTGNPNKKFLFLSATPNELLKSYFQKAGIEPKIIDPVDVGAYKFSSDDSTDGWRQISQPINLCFAQGIEPNLSSSYKWIEENAETVILKFFQDYPNSKGAIILNSIAAVKKLIDKLKPIFEPRWKVRENTGLTGETEKSQSVAEADLLLGTSTIDVGVDFRINFLVFEAADAGNFIQRFGRLGRHEGFETYQAYALIPNFLVARLFKDEFHPLQNGESYNRVEFNNAIRSSWIFKNDFECYPRRWGGIQSYYIYKILSNNNHMKDKYPNIDKKFGTSIQRALGIKLERMKAQYYRCKGEKKDKIIDEARSFRGSSQLDCAIYDLTNPDEPEAERFKMYNLPGILNNFIFELWDKNSFMEKAEKAGVITTRFDKALCYLKFKGYRDVREDWHFYYLGNLRELANSGKVQVLPDKQHELQGLEISQRHGYGINQISDVVSRRKLVCFISDRDRNFLRGTLGLPMHFQAYPLTNEPEDKSPRYTITFGQDALLLETLTWHWKPKDDEGWIC
- a CDS encoding DUF5615 family PIN-like protein, with the protein product MKLKLDENIDLRVVTLLQLAGHDVATVPGQGLSSAPDAEVIDVCRCEGRCLVTCDRGFGNRLKYNPSTYSGIVIIRLPSRYTFADWREAIEILITGLESADVIGKLWIIQQAKILEYQAIENEEAN